Below is a window of Yimella sp. cx-51 DNA.
TACAAGGGCAAGTTCAAGCTGGTGGGCAACACCTTCTCCACCGAGAAGTACGGCGTCGGCCTGAAGCAGGGCGACACCGACACCTGCAAGAAGGTCAACACCGCCATCCAGGAGATGGTCAAGGACGGCTCGTGGGAGAAGGCGCTGAAGGACAACCTCGGCGCCGACTACAAGTTCAACGCCGAGAACAACCCGCCGAAGGCATTCGAAGCCTGCTGACTTCGTCCCGGTGTGGGTGCGGCTCCCGTCGCACCCACACCCCCTTCGTCTGATGGAAGGTCGTGATGGCCGATCTCTTCGAGCAGTACCAGGTATGGGCTGCAATTTGGATGACGATCAAGCTGACATTCGCAGCTGCGATCGGCAGCTTGTTGCTCGGCACGATCATCGCCGTGCTGCGGATGTCGCCGGTGCCGATGCTGCGTTTCCTGGGCACCGCTTATGTCAACGTTTTCCGTAACACTCCGCTGACGCTGATCATCCTGGCCACCAACCTTGTGCTCTGGGCCAAGCTCGGCGTGAAACTGGCCAACGACCAGGACCCCAGCTACTTCGCCACCAACAACTTCCGTCTCGCGGTGCTCGGTCTGATCGTGTACCACGCCGCGTACGTGTGCGAAGCACTGCGCTCGGGCGTCAACACGATCCCGCTCGGGCAGGCCGAGGCGGCCCGCTCGATCGGTCTCACCTTCGGTCAGTCGCTGAAGGAGGTGGTGCTCCCGCAGGCCTTCCGTGGTGCCGTCGTACCACTGGGCAACACCCTGATCGCGCTGACCAAGAACACCACGGTCGCGATCACCATCGGTGTCGCGGAGATGGCGTACTTCCTGGCGAATGTGGCAGAGGACGATCCCGGCGCGTTGAACCAGGCCTTCATGATCAGTGCGGTGACCTTCGTGGTGCTGACCCTGCCGGTCGGTCTCGCCGTCTCGCACTTCGGTAAGAAGCTGGCGGTGAAGCGATGAGTGCTGGAGTTCTGTTTGACGCGCCCGGCCCGAAGGCACGCCGTCGGCACATGATGCTCACCGTTGTCGGCGCGCTGCTGCTCCTCGGTGGTTTGTTCGTCGTCTACCAGCGGATGGACGAGAAGGGCCAGTTCTCCTCGGCTCTGTGGAAGCCATTCACCGAGTGGAACGACTTCGTCAAGCCGTACATCTTCGACGGTTTGATCGGGACGCTGAAGGCAGCCGGCATTGCGATCGTGCTGGCCGGCATCCTCGGTTTCGTCTTCGCAATGGCGCGGATGTCACAGAGCGCACCCGTGCGCTGGGTGGCGTCTGTGCTGGTCGAGATCTTCCGGTCGATCCCCGTGCTGCTGGTGATGCTCTTCACCTACGGATACCTCAGCAACAGCTCGAACGTCTCGGTGCAGGACGCCGCTCCGCTGACCGCGACCATTGCTGGCCTGGTCTTCTACAACGCAGCCGTGGTTTGTGAGGTCATCCGATCCGGTGTCAATCAGTTGCCGAACGGGCAGCGCGAGGCCGGTCTCTCGATCGGTCTGACGGTGAGCCAGACCCTGCGGCAGATCCAGTTGCCGCAGGCGATCACGACGATGATGCCGGCGCTGATCAGCCAGCTCGTGGTCATCGTCAAGGACACTGCGCTCGGTTACAACGTGCTCTACGGCGAAATGCTCTACAGCGCCAAGACCGGATCAACCGGGCCGGCGAACATCGTGCCGATGCTCATCGTGGTCGCCGTGATCTACATCGTCCTCAACTACGCCATCTCCAAGGCGGCGGAGTACGTCGACCGGCGCCTCAAGCGTCGCGGCCAGAACTCCAAGCAGCAGGTGCCCGGCGGTCCGGTCGTCGAGGCCGACGCCGCCTAGACGTCGCGAGGCCGTACGCAGCCGCCGGCCGTCACTTCGGTGACCGCCGGCGGCTGCTTCGCACTAGGTGGTTGAGCCAGGCCGGTGAGGAACGAACCGGTCTGTGTCGAAACCGGCCAAAGCTGACGACCTGGTCGCCCGACTCTCGGGCGGCGGTGCCGGCGTCAACCTCCGCGCTCGCTGTCCATAAGCTCGTGCGGTGATTTTCGACGGATTCCCCGTGGCAGCCCTCGACTTCTACGACGACCTCGAGCAGGACAACAGCAAGGCCTTCTGGGACGCCCACCGTGACACCTACGAATCGGCGGTCAAGGAGCCGATGCAGGCGCTCGCGGACGCGCTGGAGGACGAGTTCGGCAGCGGGAAGATCTTCCGGCCGCATCGGGACGTGCGCTTCAGCAAGGACAAGACGCCCTACAAGACACACCAGGGCCTCTACGTCGCCGCCGCTGAGGCCACCGGCTGGTACGTGCAGTTGTCCGCCGCGGGCGTGATGGTCGGAGTCGGCTTCTATGACGCGTCCCCGGCTCGGCTTGCGGTGCTACGCAGAGTGATCGACGGCCCCGACGGCGCGACCCTGGAGCGCCTGGTCAGCGGGCTCACGGCGTCCGGGTGGGAAGTGGGCGGCGACACGGTGAAGACCACGCCGCGCGGCTACTCCGCCGACCACCCGCGCATTGCACTGCTGCGGCACAAGTCGATGACGCTCTCCAAGCACTATGGCTTCGGGCCGGAGATCCACAGCGCCAAGCTGCTCGGCCGGGTGCGGGACGACTGGCGGGCCGGGGCGCCGTTCGTGGAGTGGGTCGCCGCGCACATCTGAGCCGGCGGACAGGTGAGCGGACGTAGGCTGTCGCCCATGGCATCGCGCACAAGAGTCGCAGTCGCGCTCGGGTCGGGCGGAGCCCGCGGCTACGCCCACATCGGCGCGCTGGAGGTGCTCGCCGAGCGCGACCTGGAGGTCGTGACCATCGCGGGCACGTCCATGGGCGCACTGGTGGGCAGCTTCGCCGCGTGCGACCGGCTCGACAGCCTCAAGGAGTGGGCGCTCAGCCTTACCCAGCGCGACATCCTGCGCCTGCTCGACCCCTCGCTCGGCGGCCCGGGCGTCGTCCGCGCCGAGCGGGTGATCACCAAGATCGCTGCGCTGCTTGCAGATTCGCAGATCGAAGACTTCCGCATCCCGTTCACCGCGGTCGCGACCGACCTCGACGGACGACGTGAGGTGTGGTTCCAGAAGGGTCCGGCCGATATCGCGATCCGGGCGTCGATCGCCATGCCGGGCGTGATCCACCCGGTGATGGTCGACGGCCGGATGCTGGTCGACGGCGGTCTGATGAACCCCATTCCGGTCGAACCCACCCGCGCCGTGCCCTCCGACTTCACCCTCGCGATCTCACTCAACGGGGTTCGGCAGAGCCAGGGGGCGGCCGAAGCGGTGCCAGTGTCTCCGCTGCGCACCTTCATCGGACAGAGCGATGCGCTCACTCGTGGCGCGCGACGAGTTCGCAAGAGCACCAACGAGATCCTCGACACCCCGACGATGCAGAAGTGGTCGGCGCGGCTCACCGCCAACCGAGTCGCGAGTGAGGAAGCCGAGCACCTCGACCCGATCGACCGCCTCTTCGGCGCGCGGCTGCCCAAGGACCTCTCGACCGTCGAGATGTTCAACCGTTCGTTCGACACGATGTCGTCGTTGGTCGCCCGCTACCGAATGGCCTCCAACCCGCCGGACGTCCTGGTCACCCTGCCCTCGGACGCCTGCCGCACCCTGGAGTTCCACCGGGCCGCCGAGATGATCGAGCTCGGACGCCGCCTGACCACGCAAGCGCTGAACGAAGCCGGTCTCTGACCAAGGCTGGCGCTGTCTCCGGCCCATCTGGGTGTGCCCGGAACCCACTGGATCAGTGGACGCCTGGGTGGGTGCCACAGTGATGCCGATCACATGGTCGTTAGCATCAGGGGGTCAGGCGGGGACAACACGGAAGAGCGGTCATGGACAAGGTTGTGGCATCGGCTGCGGAAGCGGTGGCCGACATCGGGTCGGGATCATCCCTGGCGGTCGGCGGTTTCGGACTGTGTGGCATCCCCACCGTGCTCATCAAGGCGCTGCACGACACCGGAGCCGACGACCTCGCGGTCGTGTCGAACAACTGCGGCGTCGACGGCGCGGGCCTGGGAATCCTGCTGGCCGACAAGCGGATCAGTCTGGTGCAGGCGTCCTATGTTGGAGAGAACAAGGAGTTCGCCCGGCAGTACCTCACCGGTGAGCTCGAGGTGCGCCTGACTCCGCAGGGCACGCTGGCCGAGAAGATGCGTGCCGGCGGCGCAGGCATCCCGGCGTTCTACACCCAGACCGGCGTCGGCACCCAAGTGGCCGAAGGCGGCATGCCGTGGAAGTACGACGCCGACGGTGGGGTGGAGCAGGAGTCTCCGGCCAAGGAGACGCGCACCTTCGGCACCTTCGGCGAACAACGTGAGTACGTGCTCGAGGAGTCGATCGTCACCGATTACGCGCTCGTGCGTGCCCACAGGGGCGACCGACACGGCAACCTCGTCTTCCGCACCTCCGCCCGCAACTTCAACCCGGCCTGCGCAATGGCCGGCCGCATCACCATCGCCGAGGTCGAACACCTCGTCGAGCCGGGCGAGATCGACCCGGACGAGGTGCACCTGCCGGGCATCTACGTGCACCGCG
It encodes the following:
- a CDS encoding amino acid ABC transporter permease; the protein is MSAGVLFDAPGPKARRRHMMLTVVGALLLLGGLFVVYQRMDEKGQFSSALWKPFTEWNDFVKPYIFDGLIGTLKAAGIAIVLAGILGFVFAMARMSQSAPVRWVASVLVEIFRSIPVLLVMLFTYGYLSNSSNVSVQDAAPLTATIAGLVFYNAAVVCEVIRSGVNQLPNGQREAGLSIGLTVSQTLRQIQLPQAITTMMPALISQLVVIVKDTALGYNVLYGEMLYSAKTGSTGPANIVPMLIVVAVIYIVLNYAISKAAEYVDRRLKRRGQNSKQQVPGGPVVEADAA
- a CDS encoding patatin-like phospholipase family protein, giving the protein MASRTRVAVALGSGGARGYAHIGALEVLAERDLEVVTIAGTSMGALVGSFAACDRLDSLKEWALSLTQRDILRLLDPSLGGPGVVRAERVITKIAALLADSQIEDFRIPFTAVATDLDGRREVWFQKGPADIAIRASIAMPGVIHPVMVDGRMLVDGGLMNPIPVEPTRAVPSDFTLAISLNGVRQSQGAAEAVPVSPLRTFIGQSDALTRGARRVRKSTNEILDTPTMQKWSARLTANRVASEEAEHLDPIDRLFGARLPKDLSTVEMFNRSFDTMSSLVARYRMASNPPDVLVTLPSDACRTLEFHRAAEMIELGRRLTTQALNEAGL
- a CDS encoding DUF2461 domain-containing protein, producing MIFDGFPVAALDFYDDLEQDNSKAFWDAHRDTYESAVKEPMQALADALEDEFGSGKIFRPHRDVRFSKDKTPYKTHQGLYVAAAEATGWYVQLSAAGVMVGVGFYDASPARLAVLRRVIDGPDGATLERLVSGLTASGWEVGGDTVKTTPRGYSADHPRIALLRHKSMTLSKHYGFGPEIHSAKLLGRVRDDWRAGAPFVEWVAAHI
- a CDS encoding CoA transferase subunit A, with the translated sequence MDKVVASAAEAVADIGSGSSLAVGGFGLCGIPTVLIKALHDTGADDLAVVSNNCGVDGAGLGILLADKRISLVQASYVGENKEFARQYLTGELEVRLTPQGTLAEKMRAGGAGIPAFYTQTGVGTQVAEGGMPWKYDADGGVEQESPAKETRTFGTFGEQREYVLEESIVTDYALVRAHRGDRHGNLVFRTSARNFNPACAMAGRITIAEVEHLVEPGEIDPDEVHLPGIYVHRVVPLTPEQAADKLIERVTVRTAGSGEQKEV
- a CDS encoding amino acid ABC transporter permease, with product MADLFEQYQVWAAIWMTIKLTFAAAIGSLLLGTIIAVLRMSPVPMLRFLGTAYVNVFRNTPLTLIILATNLVLWAKLGVKLANDQDPSYFATNNFRLAVLGLIVYHAAYVCEALRSGVNTIPLGQAEAARSIGLTFGQSLKEVVLPQAFRGAVVPLGNTLIALTKNTTVAITIGVAEMAYFLANVAEDDPGALNQAFMISAVTFVVLTLPVGLAVSHFGKKLAVKR